CGACAATTTGACCTCGGTCAACGGTGAGGCTGAAATTCTCGACCGCGACCAGCGAGCCATACTTCTTGGTGAGGCTGTCGATGGTGATAAGGTTCACTTTATCTCCACCGATACCGGCATACCGATTTTTAGCGTTCCCTCGGGATTGGGAATGGTGATTTTGACGGCATAAACCAGATCGGCGCGCGACTCTTTGGTCTGCACATTTTTGGGGGTGAACTCGGCCTCGTCGGATATCCAGGTGATGCGGCCCTGGAAAATGTGATTTTGTCCGTCCTCGGGGTCTATTCCGGCGGCGGCGCCCAGTTTGATTTTGGTCAGGTCGTCCGGGGGAAGGTACACTTTCACCCAAACGGTATCCAGCTGAGCAATCTTGACCAGTTGCTTTCCGGGAGTGACCAGTTCACCTGATTCGATGTATTTGTTGACAATTGTACCAGAACCCGGCGCCAGGGGAAAACAGTCGTTCCATTGTTTCCGGAGAAGGTCGATGGCAGCCAGAGCGCGGGCCAGTTCGGCACGGGCGGCATCCAGAGCGGCGGACGCCTGTTTTTTGGCCAGACCTGCCTGCCGAAAGGCGGTTTCCACCTGGTCATACTGCTGCTGGTTGGCCGAACCGCTCTTGATCAGGGCGCCGATACGTTCATATTCTTTCTTAGCCAGATCATAGTTGAATTCGGCCTGTTCGATACCGAGAGAGGCTGAACGAATCCTGGTCTCGCCCGCTTGCTTGAGCGCCTCGGCATCGCGAAGGCGAAGCAGCACCGTGGTCGTGTCGATCACGGCAATCGTGTCGCCCTGTTTTATGGGGTCCCCTTCATCGAAATGAAGAGCCTTGAGCGGTCCGCCGGTTTCGGCCGAGACGATTATTTCGGTTGCCTCTATCAGGCCGGATCCACCCGGCGGGAGAGTCTT
This genomic interval from Candidatus Zixiibacteriota bacterium contains the following:
- a CDS encoding efflux RND transporter periplasmic adaptor subunit, yielding MRFFSFAYLIAVPLLILSCSGKTLPPGGSGLIEATEIIVSAETGGPLKALHFDEGDPIKQGDTIAVIDTTTVLLRLRDAEALKQAGETRIRSASLGIEQAEFNYDLAKKEYERIGALIKSGSANQQQYDQVETAFRQAGLAKKQASAALDAARAELARALAAIDLLRKQWNDCFPLAPGSGTIVNKYIESGELVTPGKQLVKIAQLDTVWVKVYLPPDDLTKIKLGAAAGIDPEDGQNHIFQGRITWISDEAEFTPKNVQTKESRADLVYAVKITIPNPEGTLKIGMPVSVEIK